The Polaribacter sp. HaHaR_3_91 genomic sequence TATTAGAAATCTTTACGCCAAGTGAAGAAAATAATTTAATTTTAAAAGAATATTTTAAATACATACAATAATGAGTTTACAAGAAGATTTATACGACGAAGAAGAGAACTTACAAGATGACGAAAATAACTCGGAAGAGGTAGAGATGTACTTGAAAGAGGGAGAGAAAGTCAGCTTAGTAATTGAAACAGAAACAAATTTAGGATACACAGTTTTAATTAATGAAGAATTTGATGGTTTACTTTTTAGAAGTGAAGTTTTTCAGGAATTGGAAGAAAACATGGAGGTTGTTGGTTATGTGAAACAAATTCGTGAAGATGGAAAAATAGATGTTTCTTTGAGACCACAAGGTTTTAGAAATGTTATTGATTCTGATGTAGAAAAAGTATTGACAAAGCTAAAAGAAAGTAGAGAAGGTTTTTTATTGTTAACAGATAAAAGTTCTCCAGATTCTATCCGTTTTCATATGAAAATGAGTAAAAAAGCCTTTAAAAAAGCAGTAGGAAATTTATATAGACAAAAACTAATTCTTATCAAAGAAGATAGAATAGAGTTGGTGTAACATGAGTATTCAGTCGTCAGTTAGCAGTAGGCAGTAAAAATGTTTTTAATTAATAGTATTTGTTATTTTTTAACGAATATAGATTTTTTAATTTTGCATACTGCATACTGCATACTGCATACTGCATACTGCATACTGCATACTGCATACTGCATACTGCATACTGCATACTGCATACTGCATACTGCATACTGCATACTTTTTACCTCCCGCCTAATCTTAGAATATTTTCATAAAACCTATCCGCATTTGGGTCTGCAGGATCCATTTTTCCGTAACCAATCTTATACTGTACAATTGCTTTATTAATTTGTTTACTGCTTTCGTAAAATTTACCAATATAGTAATCACCTAGTGGAGATGAAGGGTATAGTTTTAAAATCATTTTACCAAAAGGAAGTAACTGATCTCCATTTTCCTTTTCCATAATTAATTTCTCGATAGCAAAAATATCACTTTCTCTTATTCCTAAATTACTTCCAAAAAGGAAATCAATTTCTAAGTATTTGTTTTCTAAATAAGCAATAGCATCTGATGGCGATAAATCTTTTATGTTTTTGTCAAATTCCTCTTTAGAAATGGCAGAGTACACTTGAAAAACTTGGTTTAATGCTCTAGGAATCGCTTCACCAATAGCAGATATGCTACTTGGAGTATTAATGGTGTCGTTTATAATGTTAAGGTTTTTTATCTCTAAAGATTTTAAGCCTCCTTGTAGTTCTCCTATTTTAGTCTGTTTATCAACAGAAAACGATGTAGAGTTATTTATGTATAGGTAAAAAGTATTGTCTTCCTTTTCGTATCTCGGTAAATTATAACTTTGCAATTGCTGTCCTATAAAATCAGAAAAAAGAGGGTTTATACAGATGTAAGAATTGATAAGTGGAATTTTTTCTCCTAAAAAAAAGGATACTAAGTTTGCAGAAGTACCTTGACCAATAATAGAAATAAAAGGAGAAGTATTGTAATTGCTTTCGATTTCAAAAATAACTTCATCTTTTATAAATTGATAAAATTTCTTGTTATCTACAGTAAATTCGCCTGTAGTTACATTAAAATAGGTGTCTTTTTTTCTGGTTTTAGCCATTTCAATTCCTACCACAATTTGTTTTGGAGCTTTGTCTTTAGCTGCAAATAACACAGAATTCCCTACATACATATCAAACAAAAGCTCACTATCTAAAACAACTGCTAAAGGATAATTTTTGTCCTCTTCAGGATCATAACCTTCTGGTAAATATATTTTTATGTCCCTTTTATCATCTGCGTAATCAGAGATAATTGTTTTATTTATTATTTTTTGTGCATACCCGCTAAGGCAAATCAACATAAATATTAGGGTGAACGATTTCTTTATCATAAATTTGAATCTTTATTTTTGTAACCAATTTTTTTGTTCTTCTAAAAGAACGTCCAAAATACAAAATTATGATACAACCCGAGTGGAAAACTGTTAAAGAATACGAAGACATTACCTATAAAAAGTGTAATGGAGTTGCTAGAATTGCATTTAATAGACCTAATGTTAGAAATGCTTTTAGACCAAAAACGACTAAAGAACTATACGATGCTTTTTACGATGCAGGCGAAGATGTAAATATTGGCGTTGTCCTACTTTCTGCGGAAGGACCAAGTACCAAAGACGGTGTGTATTCTTTCTGTTCTGGTGGAGATCAAAAAGCACGAGGACACCAAGGTTATGTTGGTGACGATGGTTATCACAGGCTAAATATATTAGAAGTACAGCGTTTAATCCGATTTATGCCAAAAGCAGTTATTGCTGT encodes the following:
- a CDS encoding DNA-binding protein, with amino-acid sequence MSLQEDLYDEEENLQDDENNSEEVEMYLKEGEKVSLVIETETNLGYTVLINEEFDGLLFRSEVFQELEENMEVVGYVKQIREDGKIDVSLRPQGFRNVIDSDVEKVLTKLKESREGFLLLTDKSSPDSIRFHMKMSKKAFKKAVGNLYRQKLILIKEDRIELV
- a CDS encoding alpha/beta hydrolase-fold protein → MLICLSGYAQKIINKTIISDYADDKRDIKIYLPEGYDPEEDKNYPLAVVLDSELLFDMYVGNSVLFAAKDKAPKQIVVGIEMAKTRKKDTYFNVTTGEFTVDNKKFYQFIKDEVIFEIESNYNTSPFISIIGQGTSANLVSFFLGEKIPLINSYICINPLFSDFIGQQLQSYNLPRYEKEDNTFYLYINNSTSFSVDKQTKIGELQGGLKSLEIKNLNIINDTINTPSSISAIGEAIPRALNQVFQVYSAISKEEFDKNIKDLSPSDAIAYLENKYLEIDFLFGSNLGIRESDIFAIEKLIMEKENGDQLLPFGKMILKLYPSSPLGDYYIGKFYESSKQINKAIVQYKIGYGKMDPADPNADRFYENILRLGGR